In the genome of Populus trichocarpa isolate Nisqually-1 chromosome 6, P.trichocarpa_v4.1, whole genome shotgun sequence, one region contains:
- the LOC7468685 gene encoding formin-like protein 6 isoform X3, translating to MALFRKFFFRKPPDGLLEISERVYVFDCCYCTDTFEDEEYKVYIGGIVGKLHNHLPDASFMVFNFREGDNQSQISSVLSEFDMTVMDYPRHYESCPILSMEMIHHFLRSSESWLSLGQQNVVLMHCERGGWPVLAFMLAALLLYGKQFTGEQRTLDMIYKQGPRELLQLMSPINPLPSQLRYLQYVSRRNVGTQWPPLDRALTLDCIILRLVPGMDTEGGCRPIFRIYGQDPFMAADRNPKVLFSTPKRSRFVRHFKQAECELVKIDIHCHIQGDIVMECISLDSDHEREQMMFRVMFNTAFIRSNILMFNRDEIDTLWNAKDQFPKDFRAEVLFSEMDSATSIAAIDLPGLEEKDGLPMEAFARVHEIFSNVDWPDTKTDVAQNVHQHIIAPQENLDSSPQRAEIGSVLMESTLVKVQEKLKLKESENKTPSPTSITPMKQSILSFEPFSDTNSVREEAEPQELKVALHSVPSIKSSPDENSAGEKVEHQELKVALQFTPSIKPSSDENSTQKKVEPQELQVALQLSAQSKLISQRVPQRSHSSPVSYSNSLQASPVPMSRYHGAPSNLGITALLYDHAASKGEEVVCPVTLSLPSSAISSPVTGVLKIAPLSNVSSLRTPPLPTPLQSSIGAPKTTEKPSPTCPIPPTPQPISISSSVTELSKPAQLNQVSTPGTPPCPPNSLQSSIETPQTIKNSFVSCSIPAQSFSKETDSLLSQHPQATSGSIYSPLVPSPLHSSLSASSSPVIKSSSSAPPAPPPPPSFLGALPSSADRNSYPAPPPLPPGMASMVASSVTSQSVKNLAVVPRPPPPPSPPLLAGSALGPTSAPSVPPPPPPPPLHSGSALGPSTAPSVPPPPPPLHSGSALGLTSAPSVPPPPPPPHSSAVSSYNNVAHIPPVPPPPAPLANGLSRASSVSSLSHAGVSNGNVPSVPGPPSGAPFSAKGRGMFRINSKNQPRKANLKPYHWLKLTRAVSGSLWAEAQKADEASKAPEFDMSELETLFSAAAPNSDRGSTAGKSNRRTVGHKSDKIQLIELRRAYNCEIMLSKVKIPLPDLMSSVLALDDTALDVDQVDNLIKFCPTKEEMELLKNFLHSGL from the exons atggctTTGTTTAGGAAGTTCTTCTTTAGAAAACCACCTGATGGGCTTTTGGAGATCTCTGAAAGGGTTTACG TCTTTGATTGCTGCTATTGTACGGACacttttgaagatgaagaatatAAAGTGTACATTGGAGGCATAGTGGGTAAACTTCATAACCATTTGCCTGATGCTTCATTTATGGTGTTTAATTTCCGAGAAGGCGATAACCAAAGCCAGATTTCTAGCGTATTGTCCGAATTTGACATGACTGTGATGGACTATCCCCGACACTATGAAAGTTGCCCCATACTCTCAATGGAGATGATTCATCACTTCTTACGGTCGAGTGAAAGCTGGCTGTCACTTGGGCAACAAAATGTGGTCTTGATGCATTGCGAACGAGGTGGGTGGCCAGTTCTGGCATTCATGCTTGCTGCCTTATTGCTATATGGGAAGCAGTTCACTGGTGAGCAGAGAACTCTAGACATGATTTATAAGCAAGGGCCTCGAGAGCTTTTACAGCTGATGTCCCCTATTAATCCATTACCTTCGCAATTGAGGTACTTACAGTATGTATCAAGGAGGAACGTGGGAACACAATGGCCTCCTCTGGATAGAGCACTTACATTGGATTGCATTATTCTTAGATTAGTTCCTGGTATGGATACAGAGGGGGGTTGCAGGCCGATATTTAGGATATATGGACAAGACCCTTTTATGGCTGCAGATAGGAATCCTAAAGTTCTGTTCTCAACACCAAAAAGGAGCAGATTCGTCCGGCATTTCAAGCAG GCAGAATGTGAATTGGTTAAAATAGACATCCATTGTCATATACAAGGTGATATTGTCATGGAGTGTATTTCCTTGGACAGTGATCATGAAAGGGAACAGATGATGTTTCGGGTCATGTTCAACACAGCCTTTataagatcaaatatcttgatgttTAATCGTGATGAAATTGACACGTTATGGAATGCAAAGGATCAATTTCCCAAGGACTTCAGAGCAGAG GTTCTTTTCTCAGAGATGGATTCTGCTACTTCAATTGCTGCAATTGATTTGCCTGGTTTAGAAGAGAAAGATGGCCTACCTATGGAAGCGTTTGCAAGAGTGCATGAGATTTTCAGCAACGTGGACTGGCCAGATACAAAAACTGATGTAGCACAAAATGTGCACCAGCATATCATAGCACCCCAAGAAAATTTGGACAGTTCTCCCCAGAGGGCAGAAATAGGCAGTGTATTGATGGAATCAACCCTTGTTAAAGTTCAAGAGAAATTGAAACTAAAAGAATCAGAAAACAAGACTCCAAGTCCCACTTCCATTACCCCGATGAAACAATCTATCCTCTCTTTTGAACCATTTTCAGATACAAATTCAGTAAGAGAGGAGGCTGAACCTCAAGAACTAAAGGTTGCCCTCCACTCTGTGCCCTCTATAAAATCATCTCCTGATGAAAATTCAGCTGGGGAGAAGGTAGAACACCAAGAACTGAAGGTTGCCCTCCAATTTACGCCCTCTATTAAGCCATCTTCAGATGAAAATTCAACTCAAAAGAAGGTTGAACCACAAGAGCTCCAGGTTGCTCTCCAACTGTCAGCTCAATCTAAGCTCATATCACAGCGAGTACCTCAGAGATCGCACTCTTCTCCAGTTTCCTATAGCAATTCCTTGCAGGCCTCACCTGTGCCTATGTCAAGATACCATGGTGCACCCTCTAACCTTGGCATCACAGCTTTGTTGTATGATCATGCTGCATCTAAAGGCGAAGAAGTCGTTTGTCCAGTGACATTATCTCTACCTTCCTCTGCTATATCATCTCCAGTCACAGGTGTACTTAAAATTGCACCACTCAGTAATGTGTCTTCTCTGAGGACACCACCACTTCCTACGCCATTGCAATCTTCAATTGGAGCTCCTAAAACTACCGAAAAGCCTTCTCCAACATGTCCTATTCCTCCTACTCCTCAAcccatttcaatttcttcttccgTCACAGAATTATCCAAACCTGCACAACTCAATCAGGTGTCTACTCCGGGGACACCACCATGCCCTCCTAACTCATTGCAATCATCAATTGAAACACCTCAAACTATCAaaaattcttttgtttcttgttctaTTCCTGCTCAATCTTTTTCCAAAGAAACAGATTCTTTACTCAGTCAACATCCTCAGGCAACATCTGGCAGTATTTACTCACCGTTGGTTCCTTCTCCTCTTCACTCTTCTCTTTCTGCCTCTTCGTCTCCTGTTATCAAGAGTTCATCTTCAGCTCCCCCAGCCCCTCCTCCACCCCCTTCTTTTTTAGGAGCACTTCCATCTTCTGCTGACAGGAACTCGTATCCAGCTCCCCCTCCTCTACCCCCGGGAATGGCCTCTATGGTTGCTAGCTCAGTTACTTCGCAGTCTGTGAAGAACTTGGCTGTTGTGCCcagaccaccaccaccaccttctcCTCCCCTACTTGCTGGATCTGCTTTGGGCCCCACTAGTGCTCCTTCAGtgccgccgccgccaccacctcctcctctaCATTCTGGATCTGCCTTGGGCCCCAGTACTGCTCCTTCAgtgccaccaccaccacctcctctgCATTCTGGATCTGCCTTGGGTCTCACTAGTGCTCCTTCAgtgccaccaccaccacctcctcctcatAGCTCTGCTGTTTCTTCATATAACAATGTCGCGCATATTCCTCCCGTGCCACCTCCTCCTGCTCCTTTGGCCAACGGGTTGTCAAGAGCTAGCAGTGTCTCCTCACTATCACATGCTGGAGTTAGTAATGGAAATGTACCTTCAGTTCCTGGACCACCTTCTGGTGCTCCATTTAGTGCAAAGGGGCGGGGCATGTTTcgtataaattcaaaaaatcaaccCAGAAAAGCCAACCTGAAACCTTATCACTGGTTAAAATTAACTAGGGCCGTGTCAGGCAGTTTATGGGCTGAGGCGCAAAAAGCTGATGAAGCTTCCAA GGCTCCAGAGTTTGACATGTCAGAACTTGAGACTCTTTTCTCAGCAGCTGCTCCAAATTCTGATCGTGGGAGCACAGCAGGGAAATCAAATCGGCGCACCGTGGGACATAAATCTGATAAAATCCAGCTG ATTGAACTTAGACGGGCATATAATTGTGAAATCATGCTTTCAAAGGTTAAAATTCCTCTGCCAGATCTGATG AGTTCGGTTCTTGCTTTGGATGATACAGCATTGGATGTTGATCAGGTTGATAACCTTATTAAGTTTTGTCCAACAAAAGAAGAGATGGAATTACTCAAG AATTTCTTACATTCAGGGTTATAA